From Leptospira venezuelensis, a single genomic window includes:
- the creC gene encoding two-component system sensor histidine kinase CreC yields the protein MDTDHHRFFFAFSIGFYYLVDKIEESIRPRYMETVEESMNDTVHILASLIEQELLNHPESTFESNINRALGSSFKKAKEKNFNAKIYEHTKRKIDLEFYVTDAKGIILYDSAEKRVGEDYSRYNDVFLTLKGKYGVRSSKLGVSDTESAIFIAAPIYFKGKIAGVLTIIKPKGSILPFIDFAKEKFYKTSLLVAVFISLVFCIAVYFIFSPIRKLSGYVSALRSKKRPSLPKIGVPEIRELGEQMDQLVREIAGKEYVENYIQVLTHEIKSPLSSILASVELLSEDPNRLKPLLQNVQLESKRIQTVIEKLLELSALENVSNLELQAGLSMKELVQEVLDSLTPEADRKKVKLHLSGPDALLNGNRFFLITSIRNLLQNALDFSYANAEIRINLGILLEKEYFIEIRNEGPNIPDYALERVFERFYSLPRPDTGRKSSGLGLAFVLEVAELHEGRIEINNWENGVISLFFLPIRS from the coding sequence TTGGATACGGATCATCATCGGTTTTTTTTTGCGTTCTCGATCGGTTTCTACTATTTAGTAGATAAGATAGAAGAATCTATTCGCCCTCGTTACATGGAAACTGTAGAAGAATCCATGAACGACACTGTTCATATACTCGCTTCTCTAATTGAACAAGAACTTTTAAACCATCCAGAGTCTACATTCGAATCGAATATCAATCGAGCATTGGGAAGTTCCTTTAAAAAGGCCAAAGAAAAGAACTTTAACGCAAAAATTTATGAGCATACTAAAAGGAAGATTGATCTAGAATTTTATGTAACGGATGCAAAAGGCATCATACTGTACGATTCCGCCGAAAAAAGAGTAGGGGAAGATTATTCCAGATACAACGACGTTTTTCTTACCTTAAAGGGAAAATACGGAGTGAGATCTAGTAAATTAGGAGTATCAGATACAGAAAGTGCGATATTCATCGCAGCACCTATTTACTTCAAAGGAAAGATTGCTGGTGTTCTTACAATTATAAAGCCTAAAGGAAGTATTCTGCCTTTTATAGATTTTGCCAAGGAGAAGTTTTACAAGACAAGTTTGCTTGTTGCAGTCTTTATCTCTCTTGTTTTTTGTATCGCTGTTTATTTTATCTTCTCTCCGATCCGAAAATTATCCGGATATGTTTCTGCCTTACGTTCCAAAAAACGGCCAAGTCTTCCTAAGATTGGAGTTCCTGAAATTCGAGAATTGGGAGAACAGATGGATCAGCTTGTTCGGGAAATTGCAGGAAAAGAATATGTTGAGAATTATATTCAGGTTTTGACCCATGAAATAAAAAGTCCGTTATCCTCTATTCTTGCCTCAGTAGAATTATTATCCGAGGATCCTAATCGGCTAAAACCTCTTCTGCAAAATGTCCAATTAGAGAGTAAAAGGATACAAACAGTAATCGAAAAATTATTAGAGTTAAGCGCTTTGGAGAATGTATCCAATCTGGAACTACAAGCAGGATTGAGCATGAAGGAACTTGTCCAAGAAGTTTTGGATTCTTTAACTCCCGAGGCAGATAGAAAGAAAGTAAAGCTACACTTATCCGGTCCAGATGCACTCTTGAATGGGAATCGTTTCTTTTTAATTACTTCAATTCGAAATCTTCTGCAAAATGCATTAGATTTTTCTTATGCTAATGCTGAGATCCGGATAAATCTAGGAATTCTGCTGGAAAAAGAATATTTTATCGAGATCAGGAATGAAGGGCCGAATATTCCGGATTACGCGTTAGAGAGAGTATTTGAAAGGTTTTATTCTTTGCCTAGGCCTGATACTGGGAGAAAAAGTTCCGGTTTAGGTCTTGCATTCGTTCTAGAAGTTGCTGAATTGCATGAAGGGCGGATAGAAATAAACAATTGGGAAAATGGCGTGATTTCGCTTTTTTTTCTGCCAATTCGATCCTAA
- the pdhA gene encoding pyruvate dehydrogenase (acetyl-transferring) E1 component subunit alpha gives MSQPKTKKETEDLLELYRQMLLIRRFEEASAKAYSMGKIGGFCHLYIGQEAVGVGAISALEQKDYIVSTYRDHGHALARGLEPKALMAELYGKKTGIVSGNGGSMHFFDKKKNFMGGHGIVGGHISLAAGIAYASKYRGDGAVTLCFFGEGAANIGSFHEGMNLAAIWKLPLVMICENNHYAMGTPEYRALSVKDVSVRAAAYDIARDHIEGDEVRKVREHVRVAVERARRGEGPTLMEISTYRFRGHSMSDPAKYRTKEELDKYKQGDPLIKAEKDLLTAGWAQEDLTKMDEIILKTVEDSVDFAEKSEEPPLGWLYKHVYAENA, from the coding sequence ATGAGCCAACCTAAAACAAAAAAAGAAACCGAAGATCTATTAGAATTATACAGACAAATGCTTTTAATCCGCCGCTTCGAAGAAGCTTCCGCAAAAGCGTATAGTATGGGTAAAATCGGCGGCTTCTGCCATTTATACATCGGTCAAGAAGCTGTAGGTGTGGGAGCAATCTCCGCACTAGAACAAAAAGATTATATAGTATCCACCTATAGAGATCATGGGCATGCACTCGCCAGAGGTCTGGAACCTAAAGCACTTATGGCCGAGTTATACGGTAAAAAAACTGGGATCGTTTCAGGTAACGGCGGCTCCATGCACTTCTTCGATAAAAAGAAAAACTTCATGGGGGGACACGGGATCGTAGGTGGCCATATCTCACTTGCTGCAGGTATAGCATACGCATCTAAATACCGAGGGGACGGAGCAGTAACATTATGTTTTTTCGGAGAAGGTGCAGCAAACATTGGATCCTTCCATGAAGGAATGAACTTAGCCGCTATCTGGAAACTTCCTTTAGTTATGATCTGCGAGAATAATCACTACGCGATGGGGACTCCTGAGTATCGAGCTCTCTCCGTCAAAGATGTTTCCGTAAGAGCTGCGGCATATGATATCGCAAGAGACCATATCGAAGGTGATGAGGTTAGAAAAGTTAGAGAGCATGTTAGAGTCGCTGTGGAAAGAGCAAGAAGAGGAGAAGGTCCTACCCTCATGGAAATTTCCACTTACAGATTCAGAGGACACTCCATGTCAGATCCAGCCAAATATAGGACCAAAGAAGAATTAGATAAATATAAACAAGGCGATCCTCTTATCAAAGCAGAGAAAGATTTACTCACTGCAGGTTGGGCCCAAGAAGATTTAACCAAGATGGACGAAATCATTCTCAAAACAGTAGAAGACTCGGTTGACTTTGCAGAAAAAAGTGAAGAACCACCTCTTGGTTGGTTGTACAAGCATGTTTATGCGGAGAATGCATAA
- a CDS encoding flagellin, translating into MIINHNLAAINSHRVLKFQNNEVAKNMEALSSGMRINRAGDDASGLAVSEKMRTQVKGLRQAERNTEDGMSLIQTTEGYLQETNDIIQRVRVLAIQSSNGIYGAEDRQMIQVEVSQLIDEIDRISSQAEFNKMALLQGDFARGSRTASMWFHIGPNQHQRERVYIATMTAKALNLIKSDGTLLTLSTAELSNEAIGFLDDALMKINKQRANLGAYYNRLEHASKGLMVAYENIQASESRIRDADMAEETVAFTKNQILVQSGTAMLAQANVRPQSVLQLLR; encoded by the coding sequence ATGATCATTAACCATAACTTAGCCGCGATTAACTCCCACCGCGTTCTGAAGTTCCAGAACAACGAAGTGGCGAAAAACATGGAGGCACTTTCTTCCGGTATGCGTATCAACCGCGCCGGGGATGATGCATCCGGTCTAGCCGTTTCCGAGAAAATGAGAACTCAGGTGAAAGGACTTCGCCAAGCGGAGAGAAACACTGAGGACGGCATGTCCCTGATCCAAACAACTGAAGGATATCTGCAGGAAACTAATGATATCATCCAGAGGGTCCGTGTACTTGCTATCCAATCTTCCAACGGAATCTACGGTGCAGAAGACCGTCAGATGATCCAAGTAGAAGTTTCTCAGCTTATAGACGAAATTGATCGCATTTCCTCCCAAGCAGAGTTCAACAAGATGGCATTGCTCCAAGGCGATTTCGCTCGTGGATCAAGAACCGCTTCTATGTGGTTCCACATCGGACCGAACCAGCACCAGAGGGAACGTGTCTATATCGCAACTATGACCGCTAAGGCTCTGAATTTGATCAAGTCTGACGGAACACTTTTGACTCTTTCTACTGCGGAACTTTCAAACGAAGCAATCGGCTTTCTTGACGATGCTTTAATGAAAATCAACAAACAAAGAGCAAATCTTGGAGCTTACTATAACCGTTTAGAGCATGCATCTAAAGGCCTAATGGTAGCTTACGAGAACATCCAAGCTTCAGAGTCGAGAATCAGGGACGCGGATATGGCAGAGGAAACTGTTGCATTCACTAAGAACCAAATTTTGGTTCAATCAGGAACTGCAATGTTAGCACAAGCTAACGTAAGACCTCAGTCTGTCCTCCAGTTACTTAGGTAA
- a CDS encoding response regulator, with product MNSTRTILVTEDEPGIIDTIRMVLESEGFRALTAMTGKECFTLLSESPDLLVLDIGLPDSSGLEILKELRKKYSIPVILLTARESELDRVLGLELGADDYMVKPFSPRELVARIRAVLRRYDGKPEEKATDFVTDEDKKVIYYYGKSLGLTPYEYKTLVLFIKRRGKIFTREEIMDLVWTEPEDSFDRAVDTVIKNLRARLKEIRPDLDPIETRRGQGYGLKESI from the coding sequence ATGAACTCCACCCGAACGATTCTTGTAACTGAAGATGAACCAGGGATTATTGATACAATCCGTATGGTCCTTGAATCGGAGGGATTTAGGGCCCTAACAGCAATGACCGGAAAGGAGTGTTTTACCCTTCTGTCAGAATCTCCGGATCTACTTGTATTAGACATAGGACTTCCTGACTCCAGTGGTTTGGAGATTTTAAAAGAGCTTAGAAAGAAATATTCTATACCTGTAATACTTCTTACTGCTAGGGAATCAGAACTAGACCGAGTGCTCGGCTTGGAACTTGGGGCGGATGATTATATGGTAAAACCATTTAGTCCAAGGGAGTTAGTTGCCCGTATTCGCGCAGTGCTTCGAAGATACGACGGAAAACCAGAAGAAAAGGCCACCGACTTTGTTACAGATGAAGATAAAAAGGTAATTTATTACTATGGGAAATCTTTGGGCCTAACTCCCTATGAATATAAAACTCTAGTATTATTCATCAAACGAAGAGGTAAAATTTTTACTAGAGAAGAAATAATGGATTTGGTTTGGACTGAACCGGAAGATAGTTTTGACCGTGCTGTTGACACTGTGATCAAAAATTTAAGAGCAAGGCTAAAAGAGATCCGTCCTGACTTGGATCCGATCGAGACAAGAAGGGGACAAGGATACGGCTTGAAGGAATCAATATGA
- a CDS encoding pyruvate dehydrogenase complex E1 component subunit beta has protein sequence MAVLTYREALNRAMTEEMEKDPNIFLMGEEVGHYEGAYKVSQGMLAKFGERRVIDTPISENGFAGVGIGAAMVGLRPIIEFMTWNFSLVAIDQIINSAAKMNYMSAGQFPIPIVFRGAGGAGGRLAAQHSQSFESWYAHIPGLKVLAPYTPSDAYGLLKTSIRDNNPTIFIESEVLYGSKGEVPEGEFLITMGKSDIKREGTQLTIISWSRALMYVLPAAEKLAKEGISVEVLDLRSIRPLDEEGILASVRKTNRALIVEEGWNVAGFGAQVAYLIQKEAFDYLDSPIERITQEDVPMPYAANLEKSSLPSEEKIIKKVREMIK, from the coding sequence ATGGCAGTACTCACTTATAGAGAAGCACTCAACCGCGCCATGACGGAAGAAATGGAGAAGGATCCGAATATCTTTCTCATGGGAGAAGAAGTAGGACATTACGAAGGAGCTTATAAAGTTTCTCAAGGAATGCTTGCCAAGTTTGGCGAAAGAAGAGTGATCGATACTCCAATTTCTGAGAACGGATTTGCTGGAGTTGGGATTGGAGCAGCAATGGTGGGGCTTAGACCAATCATAGAATTTATGACTTGGAACTTCTCACTTGTTGCAATTGATCAGATCATCAACTCAGCAGCAAAAATGAATTATATGAGTGCGGGACAATTTCCGATCCCGATCGTATTCAGAGGGGCTGGAGGTGCGGGAGGAAGACTTGCTGCTCAACACTCTCAGTCATTCGAAAGTTGGTATGCTCATATTCCCGGACTCAAAGTGCTCGCACCTTATACTCCGTCAGATGCTTACGGACTTTTGAAAACTTCTATCAGAGATAATAATCCAACCATCTTTATCGAAAGTGAAGTTCTCTACGGCTCCAAAGGAGAAGTTCCGGAAGGAGAATTTTTGATCACGATGGGAAAATCGGATATCAAACGAGAAGGTACACAACTTACGATCATCAGTTGGTCCAGAGCTCTCATGTATGTTCTTCCTGCTGCAGAAAAACTGGCAAAGGAAGGAATTTCAGTAGAAGTTTTAGATCTAAGAAGTATAAGACCTTTGGATGAGGAAGGGATTTTGGCTTCCGTGAGAAAAACGAACAGAGCACTTATTGTGGAAGAAGGCTGGAATGTGGCAGGATTCGGGGCGCAAGTAGCCTACCTCATCCAAAAAGAAGCGTTCGATTATCTGGATTCTCCAATTGAAAGGATCACCCAGGAAGATGTGCCTATGCCTTATGCAGCAAATCTGGAAAAATCCTCTTTGCCGAGTGAAGAGAAGATAATAAAAAAAGTCAGAGAAATGATTAAATAA
- a CDS encoding flagellin, which produces MIINHNLSAVNSHRSLKFNELAVDKTMKALSSGMRINSAGDDASGLAVSEKLRTQINGLRQAERNTEDGMSFIQTAEGFLQQSSDIIQRIRVLAIQTSNGIYSPEDRQLVQVEVSALVDEVDRIASQAEFNRFKLFEGDFARGSKRASMWFHMGPNQNQRERFFIGTMTSRALKLTKADGRPIAVSSPGEANEVIGLADAALGKIMKQRADMGAYFNRLEHSAKGLMAAYENMQASESRIRDADMAEEMVALTTKQILVQSGTAMLVQANLKPNSVLKLLQM; this is translated from the coding sequence ATGATTATCAATCACAACCTGAGTGCGGTGAATTCTCACCGCTCTCTGAAGTTCAACGAGCTAGCTGTGGATAAAACCATGAAAGCTTTGTCTTCCGGCATGCGGATCAATTCTGCCGGTGACGATGCTTCGGGTTTGGCTGTCTCCGAAAAACTCAGAACGCAGATCAACGGGCTGAGGCAAGCGGAGAGAAATACGGAAGATGGGATGAGTTTCATCCAGACTGCAGAAGGATTCCTTCAACAGTCTTCGGATATCATCCAAAGAATCCGGGTTTTGGCCATCCAAACCTCGAATGGAATTTACAGCCCCGAAGACAGACAATTGGTTCAGGTGGAAGTTTCCGCCCTTGTCGACGAAGTGGATCGTATTGCCTCTCAAGCAGAGTTCAATAGATTCAAATTGTTCGAAGGAGACTTCGCTAGAGGTTCCAAAAGAGCTTCTATGTGGTTCCATATGGGACCGAACCAGAACCAAAGGGAAAGGTTCTTCATTGGAACTATGACTTCCCGAGCTTTAAAGCTGACCAAGGCAGATGGTAGACCGATTGCGGTTTCTTCTCCTGGGGAAGCGAATGAAGTGATCGGCTTAGCCGACGCTGCACTCGGAAAGATCATGAAGCAGAGGGCGGATATGGGAGCTTATTTTAATAGGCTGGAACATTCCGCAAAAGGTCTCATGGCCGCATACGAAAATATGCAGGCATCTGAGTCCAGAATTCGTGACGCTGATATGGCGGAGGAGATGGTTGCTCTAACTACAAAACAAATACTCGTGCAGAGTGGTACGGCGATGTTAGTGCAAGCAAACTTAAAACCGAATTCGGTCCTCAAACTTCTACAAATGTAG
- a CDS encoding DUF1361 domain-containing protein codes for MKLISKIPFIQQLFVFSLSCFVSVFLVAMRISISKEKSFSFLVWNLFLAVVPLAISYFIYTYYEFRRRKIGLLFFALLGLWLLFFPNAPYIVTDFVHLRVRNMVPIWFDILMIFSFSWCGLFSGFISLRMIQLVLNDKVNQWFGWVFVVFVSPITILGVCIGRFYRWNSWDLVGNPQSLILDSWKFLHIVCSNWKFFLVIGFLSCGMVVAYLLALSLGAMRINYVLKSTIRR; via the coding sequence ATGAAATTAATCAGTAAAATTCCTTTTATCCAACAATTGTTTGTATTTTCTTTAAGTTGTTTTGTAAGCGTATTTTTAGTCGCAATGCGTATCTCCATTTCCAAAGAGAAAAGTTTCTCTTTTTTGGTTTGGAATTTGTTTTTAGCCGTAGTTCCTTTGGCTATTTCTTATTTTATTTATACATATTATGAATTTAGAAGGCGTAAGATAGGTTTATTATTTTTTGCTTTGTTAGGGCTTTGGCTATTATTCTTTCCGAATGCTCCTTATATTGTTACTGATTTCGTTCATTTAAGGGTTAGGAATATGGTTCCTATTTGGTTTGATATCTTGATGATCTTTTCTTTTTCCTGGTGTGGGTTATTTTCAGGTTTTATATCTTTGAGAATGATACAATTAGTATTGAACGATAAGGTCAATCAGTGGTTTGGTTGGGTATTCGTTGTTTTTGTTTCTCCAATTACTATTTTAGGAGTTTGTATCGGCAGATTTTATAGATGGAATTCATGGGACTTGGTTGGAAATCCTCAGTCTCTAATTTTAGATTCCTGGAAGTTTCTCCACATTGTATGCAGTAATTGGAAATTTTTTTTGGTGATTGGATTTTTATCCTGCGGGATGGTTGTTGCTTATCTTCTCGCATTGTCCCTTGGCGCTATGAGAATAAATTATGTTCTGAAAAGCACCATAAGACGCTAA
- the creD gene encoding cell envelope integrity protein CreD, giving the protein MSKLKTSIGVRVFILGGMLFGFVIPLFMMGSLVSERQDRSREAVQEMNSKWGASQVIAGPFLVIPYKLEKTKKNVQDEEEVDSESGEIYILPENLTVDSDLKAEKRKRSIYETVLFSGDFKIEGFFKSPSLTDFPARTKNILWSQARVILSVSDPKGIGKDVKFNLAGNDTALQPGSSSYLFPAGLHTKLNPKEGNGNISFSLRIPLKGSDSIYVAPVGKSSSIKMYSDWKDPSFEGSILPSERSVSEKGFNAVWESSYFARNYPQVIQDMTGSYTESIINSAYGVRFIIPADHYLKSERSLKYAILFLMASFALFFLLEIFGGKILHPLQYLMIGAAMLVFYVLNLSLSEHIGFNLAYLCASVSVSGLISYYATSVLKDKKRGYLAGGYFTILYIFLYVILASEENALLLGSLAVFFALAGLMHLTRNIDWYSFGTKEDQIPA; this is encoded by the coding sequence ATGAGCAAATTAAAAACCTCTATTGGTGTTAGAGTATTTATTCTAGGCGGGATGCTGTTCGGGTTCGTAATTCCACTTTTTATGATGGGATCCCTTGTTAGCGAAAGGCAAGACAGATCGAGAGAGGCAGTACAAGAAATGAATTCTAAATGGGGTGCAAGCCAAGTAATTGCAGGCCCATTTCTGGTTATCCCATACAAATTAGAGAAAACTAAAAAGAATGTCCAAGATGAGGAAGAAGTGGATAGCGAAAGCGGAGAAATTTATATTCTGCCAGAGAATCTTACCGTTGATTCCGATTTAAAGGCAGAAAAAAGAAAAAGATCCATTTATGAGACTGTATTATTTTCAGGAGATTTCAAAATAGAAGGGTTTTTTAAATCTCCCTCTCTCACAGACTTTCCGGCTAGAACCAAAAACATTTTATGGTCTCAAGCAAGAGTAATTCTTTCTGTATCTGACCCAAAAGGTATCGGCAAAGATGTAAAATTCAATTTAGCAGGAAATGACACTGCTTTGCAACCAGGATCTTCTTCCTATTTATTCCCTGCAGGACTTCATACTAAATTAAATCCGAAGGAAGGTAACGGTAATATTTCCTTCTCATTAAGAATCCCTTTAAAAGGATCTGATTCTATTTATGTGGCCCCTGTAGGAAAAAGTAGTTCGATTAAAATGTATTCGGATTGGAAAGATCCTTCCTTTGAGGGTTCAATTCTTCCAAGCGAAAGGTCTGTATCAGAGAAAGGATTTAATGCAGTTTGGGAATCTTCCTATTTTGCAAGAAATTATCCGCAGGTGATCCAAGATATGACCGGATCTTATACAGAATCTATTATCAATTCTGCATATGGGGTCCGTTTTATAATTCCAGCCGATCATTATTTAAAATCAGAAAGATCTTTAAAATACGCGATCTTGTTTTTGATGGCGAGTTTTGCGCTATTTTTCCTTTTGGAAATTTTCGGTGGAAAAATATTGCATCCGCTTCAATATTTAATGATCGGAGCGGCAATGTTGGTATTTTATGTTTTAAATCTTTCTCTTTCTGAGCATATCGGATTTAATCTGGCATACTTATGTGCATCTGTTTCTGTGTCAGGTTTGATATCATATTATGCAACATCAGTGTTAAAGGATAAAAAAAGGGGATATCTGGCTGGAGGATATTTCACTATTCTTTATATCTTCTTATATGTAATCCTCGCGTCCGAGGAGAATGCACTACTTTTAGGTTCCTTAGCAGTATTCTTTGCTTTAGCTGGACTAATGCATCTCACTCGAAATATAGATTGGTATTCTTTCGGCACGAAAGAGGATCAAATACCAGCTTAA